A genome region from Halorubellus sp. JP-L1 includes the following:
- the htpX gene encoding zinc metalloprotease HtpX: MQWKTDWGLQTRMGLTMFLLFAVYVAFAAGLTYALDASIWVVALALGAFTLAQYFFSDRLALYGMGAKEVSREEYPELYASVQRLSQQADLPMPTVAVADTSTPNAFATGRNRKNATVCVTTGLMRTLDRDELDGVVAHELAHIKNRDVLVITVASFLSSLAFLIVRWGAFFGGGRRGGRNGGGGVVVAILVSLVVWIVSFLLIRLLSRYREYAADRGGAAITGQPSALASALLKISGEMEKVPTQDAREQAEMNAFFIIPVKKGFVGSLFRTHPSTEKRVERLRDLERQLESR, from the coding sequence ATGCAGTGGAAGACAGACTGGGGGTTGCAGACGCGCATGGGACTGACGATGTTCCTGCTGTTCGCGGTCTACGTCGCGTTCGCCGCCGGTCTCACCTACGCCCTCGACGCCTCCATCTGGGTCGTCGCCCTCGCGCTCGGCGCGTTCACGCTCGCGCAGTACTTCTTCAGCGACCGCCTCGCGCTCTACGGCATGGGCGCGAAGGAGGTGAGTCGCGAGGAGTACCCCGAGCTGTACGCGTCCGTGCAGCGACTCAGCCAGCAGGCGGACCTCCCGATGCCGACCGTCGCGGTCGCCGACACCAGCACGCCGAACGCGTTCGCGACCGGCCGGAACCGGAAGAACGCGACCGTCTGCGTCACCACCGGCCTCATGCGGACGCTCGACCGCGACGAACTCGACGGCGTCGTCGCGCACGAGCTCGCGCACATCAAGAACCGCGACGTCCTCGTCATCACCGTCGCCTCCTTCCTCTCCAGCCTCGCGTTCCTCATCGTCCGCTGGGGCGCGTTCTTCGGCGGCGGCCGCCGCGGCGGCCGGAACGGCGGCGGTGGCGTCGTCGTCGCCATCCTCGTGTCGCTGGTCGTCTGGATCGTGAGCTTCCTCCTCATCCGACTGCTGTCGCGGTACCGCGAGTACGCCGCCGACCGCGGCGGCGCGGCCATCACCGGCCAGCCGAGCGCGCTCGCGTCCGCGCTCCTGAAGATCAGCGGCGAGATGGAGAAGGTCCCGACGCAGGACGCCCGCGAGCAGGCGGAGATGAACGCGTTCTTCATCATCCCCGTCAAGAAGGGGTTCGTCGGAAGCCTGTTCCGTACCCATCCCTCGACGGAGAAGCGCGTCGAGCGCCTCCGCGACCTCGAACGCCAGCTCGAATCGCGCTGA
- a CDS encoding aryl-sulfate sulfotransferase codes for MNVASALSALRSRRTRVVAYGAVVFVLALALSFQAATAGGTASTTSDDGRWTATPPGDVEATATDPGDGESDGGESSVATRNRSGVLVTVQSYGGFGENNGRAVLVRDGDVVWSFAPEDSRVFDAEFLENGNVLVSYATHLPASECPERTLEHKPDRCVKNNVVELEYDSKDVVWSYRWYDAFINHHEVHDADRLATGETAIADMGNDRAFVVNESGDVVWEWSAREHIGPGSEFWETYGGPDEPRPESDWTHMNDIDRLENGTFGLSIRNFDVLLEVNRSTKDIERVIGEPRNSGKDVAGRDPILDDQHNPMWVADDHVVVADSEADRIVEVDASANEVVWTYDDDLLWPRDADRLPNGNTLVTNSLRYEVVEVTPDGEVVWSYQVAWNGKRGIPYEADRVSLPEEPDGMPAQGATDEPTGSPTGTAAPSGTGEPTATGEPTGSPTATETPTDAATGSGGEGSTPGDADDGDGESGEGDSDENESGDGGLLDRLGGYAFLYLPFWVGTVEMAMLAVIGAVGVAAVVDVLAFAVGRLRTRIAG; via the coding sequence GTGAACGTTGCTTCGGCCCTCTCGGCGCTGCGGAGCCGTCGGACGCGTGTGGTCGCGTACGGCGCGGTGGTGTTCGTGCTCGCGCTCGCGCTGTCGTTCCAGGCGGCGACGGCTGGCGGGACGGCGTCGACGACGAGCGACGACGGTCGGTGGACGGCGACGCCGCCCGGGGACGTGGAGGCGACCGCGACCGATCCCGGCGACGGCGAATCCGACGGCGGGGAGTCGAGCGTGGCGACGCGGAACCGGTCGGGCGTGCTCGTGACCGTCCAGAGCTACGGCGGGTTCGGCGAGAACAACGGTCGGGCGGTCCTCGTACGGGACGGGGACGTCGTGTGGTCGTTCGCGCCCGAGGACTCGCGCGTGTTCGACGCGGAGTTCCTGGAGAACGGGAACGTGCTCGTGTCGTACGCGACGCACCTGCCGGCGAGCGAGTGCCCGGAGCGGACGCTCGAGCACAAGCCCGATCGGTGCGTGAAGAACAACGTCGTCGAACTGGAGTACGACTCGAAGGACGTGGTGTGGTCGTACCGCTGGTACGACGCGTTCATCAACCACCACGAGGTCCACGACGCGGATCGGCTGGCGACCGGCGAGACGGCGATCGCGGACATGGGGAACGACCGCGCGTTCGTCGTGAACGAGAGCGGGGACGTCGTCTGGGAGTGGTCGGCGCGCGAGCACATCGGGCCCGGCAGCGAGTTCTGGGAGACGTACGGCGGCCCGGATGAGCCGCGGCCGGAGAGCGACTGGACGCACATGAACGACATCGATAGGCTCGAGAACGGGACGTTCGGGCTCTCCATCCGGAACTTCGACGTCCTCCTCGAGGTGAACCGGTCGACGAAGGACATCGAGCGGGTCATCGGGGAGCCCCGGAACAGCGGGAAGGACGTCGCGGGCCGCGACCCGATCCTGGACGACCAGCACAACCCGATGTGGGTCGCGGACGACCACGTGGTGGTCGCGGACTCGGAGGCGGACCGCATCGTCGAGGTCGACGCCTCGGCGAACGAGGTCGTGTGGACGTACGACGACGACCTGCTGTGGCCGCGCGACGCGGACCGGCTCCCGAACGGGAACACGCTCGTCACGAACTCGCTCCGGTACGAGGTCGTCGAGGTGACGCCTGACGGCGAGGTGGTGTGGTCGTACCAGGTGGCGTGGAACGGGAAGCGCGGCATCCCCTACGAGGCCGACCGGGTGTCGCTCCCGGAGGAACCCGACGGGATGCCCGCGCAGGGCGCGACGGACGAACCGACCGGGTCGCCGACTGGGACGGCCGCACCGTCGGGAACCGGCGAGCCGACGGCCACTGGCGAACCGACCGGGTCGCCGACGGCCACCGAGACGCCGACCGACGCGGCGACCGGCAGCGGAGGGGAGGGCTCCACGCCCGGCGATGCGGACGACGGCGACGGCGAGTCCGGCGAGGGCGACTCCGACGAGAACGAATCCGGCGACGGCGGCCTGCTGGACCGGCTCGGCGGGTACGCGTTCCTCTACCTCCCGTTCTGGGTCGGGACGGTCGAGATGGCGATGCTCGCGGTCATCGGTGCGGTCGGCGTCGCCGCGGTCGTGGACGTGCTCGCGTTCGCCGTCGGTCGACTCCGCACGCGGATCGCTGGCTGA
- a CDS encoding type 1 glutamine amidotransferase, whose amino-acid sequence MRRPRIALVNAAHDDSDTRRNFRRELDADLVEFDANACELPEGFEYDAFVVTGSRSSVYEDEAWIDATREWVREAVDEHGLPALGVCWGHQLLADALGGTVADMGEYEIGYREVRRVDGVDDPLLSGVDDAFTVFTTHSDAVVELPPGATETARNDYGVHAFRTGDAFGVQFHPEYDPSTARSVTEGKDELPDERKDAVLSGITDEEYAAACEAKTLFENFTQFVRARATDDVAAD is encoded by the coding sequence ATGAGACGTCCACGCATCGCTCTCGTCAACGCTGCGCACGATGACTCCGACACGCGCCGGAACTTCCGGCGCGAGCTCGACGCGGACCTCGTCGAGTTCGACGCGAACGCGTGCGAGCTCCCCGAGGGCTTCGAGTACGACGCGTTCGTCGTGACGGGCTCGCGGTCGTCCGTGTACGAGGACGAGGCGTGGATCGACGCGACCCGCGAGTGGGTTCGCGAGGCCGTCGACGAGCACGGGCTGCCGGCGCTGGGCGTCTGCTGGGGGCACCAGTTGCTCGCGGACGCGCTCGGCGGGACGGTCGCGGACATGGGCGAGTACGAGATCGGGTACCGGGAGGTCCGACGCGTCGACGGCGTCGACGACCCGCTCCTGTCGGGCGTCGACGACGCGTTCACGGTGTTCACGACGCACTCGGACGCGGTCGTCGAACTGCCACCGGGGGCGACGGAGACGGCGCGGAACGACTACGGCGTCCACGCGTTCCGGACGGGCGACGCGTTCGGCGTCCAGTTCCACCCGGAGTACGATCCGTCGACTGCGCGCTCGGTGACGGAGGGGAAGGACGAGCTACCGGACGAGCGAAAGGACGCGGTGCTGTCGGGCATCACGGACGAGGAGTACGCGGCGGCCTGCGAGGCGAAGACGCTGTTCGAGAACTTCACGCAGTTCGTGCGCGCTCGTGCGACCGACGACGTCGCCGCGGACTGA
- a CDS encoding alpha/beta fold hydrolase, with amino-acid sequence MPTVERDGTELYYEATGHGETVAFVPDVGTGAWLWGWQHAALAGPYEAVVWNPRGTGESSRPRGDLSMRTFANDLDAIMKDHGASATHVVGCGLGAMVALEYARRKGRARKVVLLSGAARGDAYDPAPLFADPDDETACRESLACAFSDEFRDAHPDALDDVAAWRTMEDADRDDWEHQRAALEDWDAGALYEIDNEALVVDGGADPLVDDGAAAELADGLPRSERESFPDASHFVHAERSRPVNDAVLGFLDDTD; translated from the coding sequence ATGCCCACGGTCGAGCGCGACGGAACCGAACTGTACTACGAGGCGACGGGGCACGGCGAGACGGTCGCGTTCGTCCCCGACGTCGGGACGGGAGCGTGGCTGTGGGGCTGGCAGCACGCGGCGCTCGCGGGCCCGTACGAGGCCGTGGTGTGGAACCCGCGCGGAACAGGCGAGTCCTCGCGGCCGCGGGGTGACCTGTCGATGCGGACGTTCGCGAACGACCTCGACGCGATCATGAAGGACCACGGCGCGAGCGCGACGCACGTCGTCGGGTGCGGGCTCGGTGCGATGGTGGCGCTCGAGTACGCGCGCCGGAAGGGACGAGCGCGGAAGGTCGTCCTCCTCTCGGGCGCCGCGCGCGGCGACGCGTACGATCCGGCGCCGCTGTTCGCGGACCCCGACGACGAGACGGCGTGCCGCGAATCGCTCGCGTGCGCGTTCAGCGACGAGTTCCGCGACGCGCACCCGGACGCCCTCGACGACGTCGCGGCGTGGCGCACGATGGAAGACGCCGACCGCGACGACTGGGAGCACCAGCGTGCCGCACTCGAGGACTGGGACGCCGGCGCGCTCTACGAGATCGACAACGAGGCGCTCGTCGTCGACGGCGGCGCCGACCCCCTCGTCGACGACGGTGCCGCCGCGGAACTCGCCGACGGCCTCCCGCGGAGCGAGCGCGAGTCGTTCCCGGACGCCAGCCACTTCGTCCACGCCGAGCGCTCCCGCCCAGTCAACGACGCCGTCCTCGGCTTTCTCGATGATACCGACTGA
- a CDS encoding glycosyltransferase family 87 protein yields MTESSRRLPRVALAVGILLGLYTLVAMSRRKPGLFAVNFEVYYYAAEAVLSGGDLYGARPPGHPAYGYLYPPVVALAFVPYALLPSPWPGFLLHTLVQVASGVALGTLALRVAERHGASLERLDRALVVGYATLSVHVMPSLYYGNVNPTLALALGAAVVWVDRSESARAGVTAAAAALVKVFPAAVGLWFLRNRSWKAVGSAVAAGVGALLASVALFGVDVHRRYVDVALLGRLGQVDLAGGMSPSVAIFTLRRPLSVTFTGAPSWAVSLGAVVAVVPVVAYCYRSVSTPVERLVGAYVTVAALLVALPSYFVYFPLAFLPLLALLYVLEGRPQRVFAAGVLVANAAYTLPTVERAIRRLPLPDAATGVAVDAVAPVFTFATPPLYGTVLCLAGCVLAVRERRTASASA; encoded by the coding sequence ATGACGGAGTCGTCGCGCCGCCTTCCCAGGGTCGCGCTCGCGGTCGGGATCCTGCTCGGTCTGTACACGCTGGTCGCGATGAGTCGCCGGAAACCCGGGCTGTTCGCCGTGAACTTCGAGGTGTACTACTACGCGGCGGAGGCGGTCCTGTCGGGCGGCGACCTCTACGGGGCGCGACCGCCCGGTCACCCCGCCTACGGCTACCTCTACCCGCCGGTGGTCGCGCTGGCGTTCGTGCCGTACGCCCTCCTCCCGTCGCCGTGGCCCGGGTTCCTCCTGCACACGCTCGTGCAGGTCGCGAGCGGCGTCGCCCTCGGCACGCTCGCGCTCCGGGTTGCCGAGCGTCACGGCGCGTCGCTCGAACGACTCGACCGCGCCCTGGTCGTCGGTTACGCGACGCTCTCGGTCCACGTGATGCCGTCGCTCTACTACGGGAACGTGAATCCGACGCTGGCGCTGGCGCTCGGCGCAGCGGTCGTCTGGGTCGACCGTTCGGAGAGCGCACGGGCGGGCGTCACCGCGGCAGCGGCGGCGCTCGTGAAGGTGTTCCCGGCCGCCGTCGGGCTCTGGTTCCTCCGGAACAGGTCGTGGAAGGCCGTCGGGTCGGCGGTCGCGGCCGGTGTGGGGGCGCTCCTCGCGAGCGTCGCGCTGTTCGGCGTCGACGTCCACCGCCGGTACGTCGACGTTGCGCTCCTCGGACGACTGGGGCAGGTCGACCTCGCGGGCGGGATGTCGCCCAGCGTGGCGATCTTCACGCTCCGCCGCCCGCTGTCGGTGACGTTCACGGGTGCGCCGTCGTGGGCCGTTTCGCTCGGCGCGGTCGTCGCGGTCGTCCCCGTCGTGGCGTACTGCTATCGGTCCGTCTCGACGCCCGTGGAGCGCCTGGTCGGCGCGTACGTCACCGTCGCGGCGCTGCTGGTGGCGTTGCCGTCGTACTTCGTCTACTTCCCGCTCGCGTTCCTCCCGCTGCTCGCGCTGCTGTACGTGCTCGAGGGGCGTCCGCAGCGCGTCTTCGCGGCGGGCGTGCTCGTCGCGAACGCCGCGTACACGCTGCCGACCGTCGAGCGAGCGATCCGTCGACTGCCGCTCCCCGACGCTGCCACCGGGGTCGCGGTCGACGCGGTCGCGCCGGTGTTCACGTTCGCGACGCCGCCGCTGTACGGGACCGTGCTCTGTCTCGCGGGGTGCGTCCTCGCCGTCCGGGAGCGTCGGACCGCGTCGGCGAGCGCGTAA
- a CDS encoding HD domain-containing protein — protein MRAIKDSVHDYIEVEGVAADLLDTEAFQRLRHVKQLSTVRLVYPSANHTRFEHSLGVYHLARRACRHLDIDGSRAEAVQAAALLHDVGHGPYGHQTEGVIERRLGRHHDDVHGLIDTGEVGRVLERHGLDTDAVADRIAGDGQLGQLVSGELDVDRMDYLVRDAHHSGVPYGTIDQGRLLRALRYVDGDLVLAEGNVQSAESLLVARALMNATVYRHHVSRIAGTMLERACERLLDETDLHAEDFARMTDDELLAALRDCPATADAAARLGTRDLYKRACWLELDDVPERVVDADHAAIRELERDVAAAADLDPALVHVDVPGRPSMPESSTRVVVDGDVRRLHEESPLVQGLQASQDVQWRAGVYAPEAHTDAVGDAAESTLGLST, from the coding sequence ATGCGAGCGATCAAGGACAGCGTCCACGACTACATCGAGGTCGAGGGCGTCGCCGCGGACCTGCTGGACACGGAGGCGTTCCAGCGGTTGCGGCACGTCAAGCAGCTCTCGACCGTCCGCCTCGTCTACCCGAGTGCGAACCACACGCGGTTCGAGCACTCTCTGGGCGTCTACCACCTCGCGCGCAGGGCGTGCCGGCACCTCGACATCGACGGGTCGCGCGCCGAAGCGGTCCAGGCCGCCGCGCTCCTTCACGACGTCGGTCACGGCCCGTACGGGCACCAGACCGAGGGCGTCATCGAACGACGCCTCGGCCGGCATCACGACGACGTCCACGGCCTCATCGACACCGGCGAGGTCGGGCGCGTCCTCGAACGCCACGGCCTCGACACCGACGCCGTCGCCGACCGCATCGCGGGCGACGGCCAACTCGGGCAGCTCGTCTCAGGAGAACTCGACGTCGACCGCATGGACTACCTCGTCCGTGACGCCCACCACTCCGGCGTCCCCTACGGCACCATCGACCAGGGCCGACTCCTCCGGGCCTTGCGGTACGTCGACGGCGACCTCGTGCTCGCCGAGGGGAACGTCCAGAGCGCCGAATCGCTCCTCGTCGCTCGCGCACTCATGAACGCGACCGTCTACCGGCATCACGTCTCCCGCATCGCCGGCACGATGCTCGAACGCGCCTGCGAGCGGTTGCTCGACGAGACCGACCTGCACGCCGAGGACTTCGCGCGCATGACCGACGACGAACTCCTCGCCGCGCTCCGGGACTGTCCCGCGACCGCCGACGCCGCCGCACGCCTCGGGACTCGCGACCTCTACAAGCGCGCGTGCTGGCTCGAACTCGACGACGTCCCCGAGCGCGTCGTCGACGCCGACCACGCCGCGATCCGGGAGCTCGAACGCGACGTCGCCGCCGCCGCGGACCTCGACCCCGCACTCGTCCACGTCGACGTCCCCGGCCGACCGAGCATGCCCGAATCGTCCACGCGGGTCGTCGTCGACGGCGACGTCCGCCGCCTCCACGAGGAATCCCCGCTCGTCCAGGGCCTCCAGGCGTCCCAGGACGTCCAGTGGCGCGCCGGCGTCTACGCGCCCGAAGCACACACCGACGCCGTCGGCGACGCCGCCGAGAGCACCCTCGGTCTCTCCACCTGA
- a CDS encoding DUF421 domain-containing protein, which produces MSDVAFFFEGWEPIVRIVVVGVPMYVALTVFLRLSGSRALANLHVFDFIVTVAIGSAFGRALTATDVTLAEAVAAFLLLISLQYVVTVIQARSPRFGRVITNQPALLYYQECFLQRQMRANHVTRDELLTAVREHQMGSIDDVDAIVLESTGEVSVVRSLGDESALEGLVQNASGASRGDGG; this is translated from the coding sequence ATGAGCGACGTCGCCTTCTTCTTCGAAGGCTGGGAGCCAATCGTGCGGATCGTGGTCGTCGGCGTCCCGATGTACGTCGCGCTCACCGTCTTCCTGCGCCTCTCGGGGAGTCGAGCGCTCGCGAACCTGCACGTGTTCGACTTCATCGTCACCGTCGCCATCGGGTCGGCGTTCGGACGAGCGCTCACCGCGACCGACGTCACCCTCGCCGAAGCAGTGGCGGCGTTCCTCCTCCTGATCTCGCTCCAGTACGTCGTCACCGTGATTCAAGCGCGATCGCCCAGGTTCGGGCGCGTCATCACGAACCAGCCGGCGCTCCTGTACTACCAGGAATGTTTCCTGCAGCGACAGATGCGAGCCAACCACGTGACGAGGGACGAACTGCTGACGGCCGTCCGGGAACACCAGATGGGGTCGATCGACGACGTCGACGCGATCGTCCTCGAATCGACCGGCGAGGTCTCGGTCGTCCGCTCGCTCGGCGACGAGTCGGCACTGGAAGGGCTGGTCCAGAACGCCTCGGGTGCGTCCCGAGGAGACGGGGGGTGA